One Candidatus Aegiribacteria sp. genomic window carries:
- a CDS encoding SAM-dependent methyltransferase → MIDKNTKKQLPGILHFLIKLFQIILYIPIQIVFIPFAIIGLIDGIYKEMGNSKKLGVSFSAVQALQYKWIMHYFNTRPDPLSVAFIKKFPCESHFGLWATLGALIISQRLFGFTTKLGIVCEPGEETLVSTPGHRVLIFDRIMEKYVDEMEQIVIPGAGFDLRALQFAKGKEVKVFELDQVKTLNVKVETLKKADIKHDWITYIPVDYSNESWVDKLLEAGFDKTKKTLFLWQSVSLFLEADIVKETLRKMADLCVDGSIIAQDFYSKAFILGGTSKVAKRTSGMIDKMGEPWKFGIDMSNNPKAAIESFLRECGLKMTEINKFGEKLDIEPFYCIVEAEKEA, encoded by the coding sequence ATGATAGATAAAAATACAAAAAAACAGCTTCCCGGAATATTACATTTCTTAATTAAGCTTTTTCAAATCATCCTTTATATACCGATTCAAATAGTCTTCATTCCTTTTGCTATTATTGGACTAATAGATGGAATTTACAAGGAAATGGGAAATAGCAAGAAACTTGGTGTCTCCTTTTCGGCAGTTCAAGCGCTTCAATATAAGTGGATTATGCATTATTTTAACACGAGACCGGATCCCCTTTCTGTTGCATTCATAAAAAAGTTTCCATGTGAATCACATTTTGGTTTGTGGGCGACTTTAGGAGCTCTTATCATTTCCCAGCGGTTATTTGGTTTCACTACTAAGCTTGGAATAGTATGTGAACCAGGTGAAGAAACCTTAGTTTCCACACCGGGTCATCGGGTGCTCATTTTCGACAGGATAATGGAAAAATATGTTGATGAAATGGAGCAGATTGTCATTCCCGGAGCTGGCTTTGATCTAAGAGCTTTGCAATTTGCAAAAGGAAAAGAAGTAAAGGTTTTTGAACTCGACCAGGTAAAAACACTAAATGTTAAAGTTGAAACACTGAAAAAAGCAGATATAAAGCATGATTGGATCACCTATATCCCAGTTGATTATTCAAACGAATCTTGGGTTGATAAACTATTAGAAGCTGGTTTTGACAAAACAAAAAAGACTTTGTTCCTTTGGCAAAGCGTTTCTTTGTTTTTAGAAGCTGATATTGTCAAAGAAACACTTAGGAAAATGGCTGATTTATGTGTAGACGGAAGTATCATCGCTCAAGACTTTTATTCCAAAGCATTCATATTAGGTGGAACTTCAAAAGTAGCTAAAAGAACTTCAGGAATGATAGATAAAATGGGAGAACCTTGGAAATTTGGAATAGATATGTCAAATAATCCTAAAGCAGCAATTGAATCATTCTTAAGAGAATGTGGATTAAAAATGACAGAAATCAACAAGTTCGGTGAGAAACTTGATATCGAACCATTTTACTGTATTGTTGAGGCTGAAAAAGAGGCCTAA
- a CDS encoding type II toxin-antitoxin system PemK/MazF family toxin, producing MAGILRGDILWADLNPTIGHEQSGKRPVLVLSNDVFNDRSGTVIAVALTGKEPRAGFPLTFELSDTSLPKRSWIKISQIRTLSIKRIGKKITRISPEELAAILAGLNEIIGG from the coding sequence ATGGCCGGAATACTGAGAGGCGATATTCTCTGGGCTGATCTGAATCCTACAATAGGGCATGAACAATCTGGGAAGAGACCAGTACTAGTTCTCAGTAATGATGTTTTCAATGACCGCTCGGGTACAGTGATCGCTGTTGCCCTGACTGGTAAAGAGCCCAGGGCAGGATTTCCTCTAACCTTTGAATTGTCAGATACATCACTCCCGAAGAGATCATGGATCAAGATCAGCCAGATCAGGACTCTGTCGATCAAGCGTATCGGCAAGAAGATCACCCGGATATCTCCAGAGGAACTTGCTGCAATTCTTGCTGGTTTGAATGAAATTATCGGGGGTTAA
- a CDS encoding ribbon-helix-helix domain-containing protein, which produces MSTAKIAISMNEEMLHQLDDLVSKSEFSSRSGAIQKAVREMLEKKYGNRLARECAKLDPEEEMAIAEEGMNSELGSWPEY; this is translated from the coding sequence ATGAGTACTGCAAAGATAGCTATCAGCATGAATGAAGAAATGCTCCATCAACTTGATGATCTTGTTTCTAAGTCAGAATTTTCCAGCAGAAGCGGAGCCATACAAAAAGCAGTTCGTGAAATGCTTGAAAAGAAATACGGTAATCGGCTTGCGCGGGAATGCGCGAAATTGGATCCCGAAGAAGAAATGGCTATTGCTGAAGAAGGCATGAATAGTGAGCTTGGATCATGGCCGGAATACTGA
- a CDS encoding BrnT family toxin → MVRPRDQLKECIGFHWDEGNATKNWDKHDVSQSECEQVFFNRPLILRRDKKHSEMESRYYVLGHTDLGRLLFVVFTIRGDKIRIISARNMTLREERRYRE, encoded by the coding sequence ATGGTAAGGCCAAGAGACCAACTCAAGGAATGCATTGGATTCCATTGGGATGAAGGTAATGCAACGAAGAATTGGGATAAGCACGATGTATCTCAATCCGAATGCGAACAGGTGTTTTTCAACAGACCTCTCATTTTGCGGAGAGATAAGAAGCATTCGGAAATGGAGTCAAGGTACTATGTCCTTGGTCACACTGATTTAGGACGTCTCCTCTTTGTGGTCTTCACCATCAGGGGAGACAAAATCAGAATCATATCCGCAAGGAACATGACCTTGCGAGAAGAACGAAGGTATAGAGAATGA